One window from the genome of Jeotgalibaca sp. MA1X17-3 encodes:
- the kduI gene encoding 5-dehydro-4-deoxy-D-glucuronate isomerase: METAYKTYYAHAPKDVEHYSTEQLREEFLAQGLFVPGEVKLNYTHFDRQIFGGVTPTTEELEIVLNDSLGVDYFLARRELGVINIGGPGSMIIEGKEESMKKQDGYYIGKETKDVRFKSDDPANPAKFYVVSTPAHKIYPTVKISIDDITPKVTGEAKTLNQRKIYQYVHPNMCESCQLQMGYTILQPGSAWNTMPAHTHERRMETYLYFDMEPDTKVFHFMGEPSATKHLVMSNEDATISPSWSIHTGVGTSDYTFIWAMCGENITYEDMDHVAMNDLK, encoded by the coding sequence ATGGAAACAGCGTATAAAACGTATTATGCACATGCACCAAAGGATGTTGAACATTATTCTACTGAGCAATTAAGAGAAGAGTTTTTAGCACAAGGGTTATTTGTACCAGGTGAAGTTAAATTAAACTACACTCACTTCGATCGTCAAATTTTTGGTGGAGTTACACCTACGACGGAAGAACTAGAAATTGTTTTAAATGACTCACTAGGTGTAGATTACTTCCTAGCAAGACGTGAATTAGGCGTAATCAATATTGGTGGACCAGGAAGTATGATCATTGAAGGTAAAGAAGAATCAATGAAGAAACAAGATGGATACTATATTGGTAAAGAAACAAAAGATGTTCGTTTCAAATCAGATGATCCAGCTAATCCTGCAAAATTTTATGTAGTATCAACACCAGCTCATAAAATTTATCCAACCGTGAAAATTTCTATTGATGATATTACTCCAAAAGTAACGGGAGAAGCAAAAACTCTAAACCAACGAAAAATCTATCAATATGTTCATCCAAACATGTGTGAAAGCTGTCAATTACAAATGGGTTATACCATCTTACAACCAGGTAGTGCTTGGAATACAATGCCAGCTCATACTCACGAACGTAGAATGGAAACCTATTTATACTTTGATATGGAACCTGATACAAAAGTATTCCACTTCATGGGAGAGCCAAGTGCAACAAAACACTTAGTAATGAGTAACGAAGATGCTACGATTTCTCCAAGCTGGTCTATTCATACAGGTGTTGGAACAAGTGATTATACATTTATCTGGGCAATGTGTGGAGAAAATATTACATATGAAGATATGGACCACGTTGCTATGAACGATTTAAAATAA
- a CDS encoding DUF1576 domain-containing protein, with amino-acid sequence MTTITVEEKISYSSVPEKTMFVIFTIFALLLGVIAFLFNSPQEIWDGFWLIMRSPANLLTDYIELANAGATFFNASIMTLEALLIVRLCKAKINGPVIAGILIITGFSFFGKNFYNSLPIIIGAFSYAKVTHIPYSKSLLAALFGTALSPLVSELSFGEELPLLIGVPLGIAAGFIVGFILPPLARHAVTFTKGFSLYNIGFTCGLIGTVFTSLMRNFGKQVDSVSILASGYNVPFSIFLFSLFICTTLLGLLINKWTFKGMEKILNHSGQLSTDYVEIAGDGATFLNMGLLGIITTTYILILGGEINGPVIGGIFSVVGFGAFGKNVKTIFPPMLGATFMSFVTLHDTQNTSILIAILFVTTLAPIAGHYGAVAGFIAGALHLTLVVNVSFLHGGVNLYNNGFAGGLVAAIFVPILEALKIHRAGYEYMDQEVDPADEVERNLDI; translated from the coding sequence ATGACGACGATTACAGTAGAAGAAAAAATCTCTTACTCAAGCGTACCTGAAAAAACAATGTTTGTAATTTTCACTATTTTTGCCTTACTACTTGGTGTGATAGCCTTTCTATTTAATTCACCACAAGAGATCTGGGACGGATTTTGGTTAATTATGCGTTCCCCTGCTAATCTACTGACTGATTATATTGAACTGGCAAATGCTGGTGCTACTTTTTTTAATGCTTCTATCATGACCTTGGAAGCACTATTGATTGTTCGACTTTGTAAAGCAAAGATAAACGGTCCCGTTATTGCTGGGATTCTCATCATTACTGGCTTCTCTTTTTTTGGAAAGAATTTTTACAATTCCTTACCTATTATCATAGGTGCTTTTAGCTACGCAAAAGTCACTCATATCCCTTATTCAAAATCATTACTCGCTGCTCTTTTCGGAACAGCACTTAGTCCTTTAGTAAGTGAATTAAGTTTTGGAGAAGAACTCCCTCTTCTCATTGGTGTTCCACTAGGGATCGCAGCAGGTTTTATTGTTGGATTTATTTTGCCACCTCTTGCTCGACATGCGGTAACCTTCACCAAAGGGTTCAGTCTCTATAATATTGGCTTTACTTGTGGATTAATTGGAACCGTTTTTACCTCACTTATGAGAAACTTTGGAAAACAAGTAGATTCTGTTTCCATTCTTGCTAGTGGATATAATGTACCGTTTTCAATCTTCTTATTTTCACTTTTTATCTGTACTACCCTACTTGGCCTTCTTATAAATAAATGGACCTTTAAAGGAATGGAAAAAATCCTAAATCATTCTGGACAACTCTCTACGGATTATGTGGAAATTGCTGGAGATGGTGCAACGTTCTTAAATATGGGCTTACTAGGAATTATCACGACCACTTATATTTTAATATTAGGAGGAGAAATAAACGGTCCTGTAATTGGAGGGATTTTCTCAGTTGTAGGCTTTGGAGCTTTTGGGAAAAATGTAAAAACGATTTTCCCCCCTATGTTAGGGGCGACCTTTATGTCTTTCGTCACCTTGCACGATACGCAAAATACGAGCATTTTAATCGCTATTCTCTTCGTTACAACCCTTGCCCCTATCGCAGGTCATTATGGCGCTGTTGCGGGCTTTATCGCTGGTGCACTTCATTTAACGCTAGTGGTTAACGTAAGTTTCCTTCATGGAGGGGTTAATTTGTATAATAATGGTTTTGCTGGTGGATTAGTTGCTGCTATTTTCGTACCTATTCTAGAAGCTCTCAAAATTCATCGAGCTGGTTACGAGTATATGGATCAAGAAGTCGATCCGGCAGATGAAGTAGAACGAAATTTGGATATTTAA
- a CDS encoding N(5)-(carboxyethyl)ornithine synthase has protein sequence MKIGFVISHYPAEKRIPILPEDIHNFENEVVIEEGLGKSMGIGDQSYKAVGCTILSRKEVFATCDTIVSLKVLQPADYDDIREGQMIIGWTHPEISGKSFMDSQGIPKKLIIVDLDNITPAIYYQDRSIEIPWIPSNFIYMNSFYAGFSATSHALMHKGIIPDASYRVAVLGSGNVSQGAMNAISKYSTNVRMYYRRTMEEFIQNIEEFDIIINGIQIPHGTPSLITYEHQERIKKGALIIGAAADGDGTIEGIQYTPFEDPIYERKGVYYYCVDNAPTIYYQTASRAISESFSKWVYREDVKKLYELANTIMHD, from the coding sequence ATGAAAATTGGATTTGTTATTTCCCATTATCCAGCAGAAAAACGGATACCCATTCTACCAGAAGATATTCACAATTTTGAGAACGAAGTAGTTATTGAAGAAGGTTTAGGAAAAAGCATGGGCATTGGCGATCAGTCTTACAAAGCGGTCGGTTGTACCATTCTGAGTAGAAAAGAAGTATTTGCTACTTGTGATACGATTGTCTCTTTAAAAGTACTTCAACCAGCAGATTACGATGATATTCGTGAAGGACAAATGATTATCGGCTGGACTCACCCTGAAATAAGTGGAAAATCTTTTATGGATAGTCAAGGAATTCCTAAAAAGCTCATTATTGTAGACTTGGATAATATTACTCCTGCTATTTATTATCAAGATCGTTCGATAGAAATTCCATGGATTCCTTCCAATTTTATTTATATGAATAGTTTTTATGCAGGTTTTTCCGCTACTTCTCACGCTTTAATGCATAAAGGGATTATTCCTGATGCATCTTATCGAGTAGCCGTTTTAGGGTCTGGGAACGTTTCCCAAGGAGCAATGAATGCTATTTCTAAATATAGTACCAATGTTCGTATGTATTACCGAAGAACAATGGAAGAATTTATACAAAATATAGAAGAATTCGATATTATTATTAATGGGATTCAAATTCCTCATGGTACACCTTCACTTATTACGTATGAACATCAGGAACGTATAAAAAAAGGTGCTCTTATAATCGGTGCAGCTGCTGATGGGGATGGCACAATAGAAGGAATTCAATATACACCTTTTGAAGATCCAATATACGAACGTAAAGGAGTTTATTATTACTGTGTTGATAACGCTCCTACTATTTATTATCAAACAGCTAGTCGTGCAATCAGTGAGTCTTTTAGTAAATGGGTGTACCGAGAAGACGTCAAGAAACTCTATGAGTTAGCAAATACGATTATGCATGATTAA
- a CDS encoding IclR family transcriptional regulator: MTEKKLYGTVLVKSDVILEYVYGSDEPQGLANISENTGLTKSTTLKILDTLEHIGYVIKNKKDRTYSIGFKLMKYSSKEMSQIDLAAKLNQYLEDLHKKFDETVHLGVFKNNHIFTINKFQSSRPVVCSSSAIGETKELYSSGMGKAVLAELDDNTLLNYINSNEFIPKTEKTIAGTQRLLAELEETRKTGYSVDNEENEEGVYCLGAAITNTTDSGEKTVLGAFSISIPSFRATDDVLKQLVDAVLETKEIANASFNK, from the coding sequence ATGACCGAAAAAAAGCTCTATGGAACAGTTTTAGTTAAGTCGGATGTTATATTAGAATATGTATACGGTAGTGATGAGCCACAAGGTTTGGCAAATATATCCGAGAATACTGGTCTAACGAAATCTACGACATTAAAAATTCTAGATACGTTAGAACATATCGGATATGTTATCAAAAATAAAAAAGATCGAACCTATTCAATTGGTTTTAAATTAATGAAATATTCTTCTAAAGAAATGAGTCAAATTGATTTAGCAGCAAAACTAAATCAATATTTAGAAGACTTACACAAAAAGTTTGATGAAACCGTTCATTTAGGTGTTTTTAAAAACAATCATATTTTTACCATTAATAAATTTCAATCCAGTAGACCGGTCGTATGCTCCTCTTCGGCAATCGGAGAAACCAAAGAACTATATAGTTCAGGGATGGGAAAAGCAGTATTAGCCGAGTTGGATGATAATACTTTATTGAACTATATTAATAGCAATGAATTTATTCCCAAAACAGAAAAAACAATTGCAGGCACACAACGGTTACTTGCTGAACTAGAAGAAACTCGTAAAACGGGTTATTCTGTGGACAATGAGGAAAATGAAGAGGGAGTTTACTGTCTAGGAGCAGCTATAACCAATACAACCGATAGTGGTGAAAAAACAGTTTTGGGTGCGTTTAGTATTAGTATACCTTCCTTTCGTGCAACCGATGATGTACTCAAACAATTAGTGGACGCGGTATTAGAAACAAAAGAAATAGCAAATGCTAGTTTTAATAAATAA
- a CDS encoding sulfite exporter TauE/SafE family protein, with protein MLGLQGIEIGMLIIAAVIVGFSKAGIQGASIPAVALMAIIFGGKQSVGIMLPMLLVGDLVAIKKYGKQANTKDVLRLLPPTILGVIAGAVLGNQMNDSQFKFLMGIILMVCLILLVFRSRSKEANTLSENTSLRWFVGMISGFSSMVGNAAGPIFSVYILAQNLQKQTMIGTAAWFFFIMNMMKVPFHIFLWKTITFETVKYIVFALPFIGLGAVIGIWVVRHISEHWYRRMIILTTAIASIRLLL; from the coding sequence ATGCTAGGACTACAAGGAATAGAAATCGGGATGCTGATTATAGCAGCTGTAATTGTAGGTTTTTCAAAAGCAGGAATTCAAGGAGCTAGTATTCCTGCAGTTGCTTTGATGGCTATTATTTTTGGAGGAAAGCAATCAGTAGGGATTATGCTACCGATGCTTCTTGTAGGAGATTTAGTAGCAATTAAAAAATATGGAAAACAAGCAAATACAAAAGATGTTTTACGATTATTACCTCCAACTATTCTTGGAGTAATCGCAGGAGCTGTCTTAGGAAATCAGATGAATGATTCTCAATTTAAATTTTTAATGGGAATCATTTTAATGGTTTGTCTTATTTTATTAGTTTTTCGTTCTCGTTCAAAGGAAGCAAATACTCTTTCTGAAAATACTTCTCTTCGTTGGTTCGTTGGTATGATTAGTGGCTTTTCTTCTATGGTAGGAAATGCAGCGGGACCGATTTTCAGTGTTTATATTTTAGCACAGAACCTTCAAAAACAGACGATGATAGGGACAGCAGCTTGGTTCTTTTTTATTATGAATATGATGAAAGTTCCCTTTCATATTTTTCTTTGGAAAACGATTACGTTCGAAACTGTAAAATATATTGTGTTTGCTCTTCCTTTTATTGGATTAGGAGCTGTTATAGGGATATGGGTGGTTCGCCATATTAGTGAACATTGGTATCGTAGAATGATTATTCTTACCACAGCAATAGCGTCTATTCGTTTACTCTTATAA
- a CDS encoding gluconate 5-dehydrogenase, whose translation MEFSMDSFSLKGKIALVTGASYGIGFAIGSSLGKAGATIVFNDINEEFLEKGLAAYKEAGIEAHGYVSDVTNETQIQEMIKKIEKDVGTIDILVNNAGIIKRIPMIEMTPEEWRQVIDIDLTGPFIMAKAVLPGMIEKGHGKIINICSLMSELGRETVSAYAAAKGGLKMLTKNIAAEYGEHNIQCNGIGPGYIETPQTAPLRVEGHPFNNFIIDKTPAARWGTPEDLKGPSVFLASDASNFVNGHILYVDGGILSSIGKQP comes from the coding sequence ATGGAATTCAGTATGGATTCATTTTCACTTAAAGGGAAAATTGCACTAGTAACAGGAGCTTCTTACGGAATCGGTTTTGCGATTGGTAGTTCACTGGGTAAAGCAGGAGCAACTATTGTTTTCAATGATATTAATGAAGAGTTTTTAGAAAAAGGTCTTGCAGCATATAAAGAAGCTGGAATCGAAGCTCATGGATATGTTTCAGACGTTACTAATGAAACTCAAATACAAGAAATGATTAAGAAAATTGAAAAAGACGTAGGTACGATAGATATTCTAGTGAATAATGCTGGAATTATCAAACGAATCCCAATGATTGAGATGACACCTGAAGAATGGCGTCAAGTGATTGACATCGATCTAACAGGTCCATTTATCATGGCAAAAGCTGTGCTTCCGGGCATGATTGAAAAAGGACATGGTAAAATCATTAATATCTGTTCATTAATGAGTGAACTTGGACGTGAAACCGTTAGTGCGTATGCAGCAGCTAAAGGCGGATTGAAGATGTTGACTAAAAACATTGCAGCTGAATATGGTGAACATAATATTCAGTGTAATGGAATTGGACCTGGCTATATTGAAACACCACAAACAGCACCTCTACGTGTGGAAGGTCATCCATTCAACAACTTTATTATTGACAAAACACCTGCAGCACGTTGGGGTACACCAGAAGATCTAAAAGGACCTTCCGTATTCTTAGCTTCAGATGCATCTAACTTTGTAAATGGTCACATCCTTTATGTAGACGGAGGAATTTTGTCTAGTATTGGTAAACAACCATAA